The following are encoded in a window of Vidua macroura isolate BioBank_ID:100142 chromosome 26, ASM2450914v1, whole genome shotgun sequence genomic DNA:
- the LOC128819435 gene encoding cytochrome b-c1 complex subunit 10, which produces MLSQLLGPRYAQLLRTWTPTLVTWGGVAGVGVIWATDWKLVLQYVPYIGGKYKTED; this is translated from the exons ATGTTGAGCCAGCTGTTGGGGCCGCGCTACGCGCAGCTGCTGCGGACCTG GACCCCCACCCTGGTGACATGGGGTGGTGTGGCTGGCGTTGGTGTGATCTGGGCCACAGACTGGAAGCTGGTCTTGCAGTACGTTCCCTACATCGGCGGCAAGTACAAAACTGAAGACTGA